The Amycolatopsis japonica nucleotide sequence TCGTGGTTCATCAAATGGACCAAACGGTTCGAGTGGATCTCCGACGATCCGGCGACCGGACGCGATCTCGGCTGGCAGCTGTGGAATCCGTTGGCCGGTCTGGTGCTCGTGCCCGCGGTCCTGCTGGCCGGGCCGCGCGCGCTTCGCCTGTACGGGAAGTGGACGCGCTGGTGGCTTGGGCCTCGTCCGGCTCGCACCGGCGACGGCTGGATCAAGACGAGGCTGAAAGCGCTCGGTTTCCAGTTGGGGCTGTTCGCGCTTTCCGTCGCGCAGCTGGGTATGGCGATCCCGACGCTGCTCGTCCTGATCTGGCCGGCGCCGCTGTTCCCGGCGATGGTCGTCGCCGGTCGTTCGGTGACCGACACCCTGCGCCGCGAGGCCAAGAACTGGACCGGCGTGCGGATCGGTCGGCCGTATCTGCCGGAGCCGCCGTTCCCCGTGCCGCGGGCGGACGGGATGTATCGGTACGGACGACAGCTGTACGACACGCCATGGTGGCCGGCCCGGCGCGCGCGTTTGCGCTGGGCGATATCCGACCGCGCGACCTGGCGCGACCTGGCGGCCGCGGTGGTCAACTCCGTGGTCCTGCTGTTGATGGTGGTGCCGACGGCGGCGCTGGTGTTCGGCGGTCTCTGGGGTGTGGTGGCGCTCTGGGTCTGGCGTCCGTTCGGGCAAGCGCTCGCGCTGACCCCGGTGGCCCTTGCGGCCTCCGCAGCCGGGCTGGTCCTGACACCCTGGCTCGCCCGTCTGGGAGCACGTTTCGCGAAGCTGCTTCTCGGTCCGACAGAGGCTTCGCGGCTGGGGCAGCGTGTCGAGCGGTTGAAGCAGACGCGGACCGACGCGTCGGTCGCGCAGGCCGCCGAGCTGCGGCGTATCGAGCGGGACCTGCACGACGGCGTCCAGTCGCGGCTGGTCGCGATGGGTATGAAGCTGGGCGCGGTCGAAGCGCTGATCGACAGCGACCCGGCCGCGGCGAAACGGCTGGCCGCCGAGCTACGGCAGACGTCGTCCGAGACGCTGACCGAGCTGCGGTTGCTGGTGCGGGGGATTCACCCGCCGGTGTTGTCGGAGCGCGGGCTCGGTGACGCGGTGCGGGCGATGGCGCTCGACAGTCCGCTGCGGGCTTCGGTGAACGGCACCCTGCCCCGGCTGGAGCAGCCCGCGGAGGCGTGCGCGTACTTCGCGGTCAGTGAGTTGCTGGGCAACGCCGCGAAGCACGGTGAGGCGCGGCGAGTATCGATCGAACTGGGTTACGACGACGGTCTGTTGCGGATCGAAGTGACCGACGACGGCAAGGGCGGCGCGAACGCGGCCAGGGGAAGCGGGATTCGCGGGATCGAACGCAGACTGGGCGCCTTCGACGGTACTTTTGCTCTGACCAGCCCGCTCGGCGGGCCGACGAAGGCGATCATGGAGATCCCGTGCCAGCTCGACCCCGATGCGTCGTCGCCGAGGACCAGTACCTCCTCCGAGACGGCTTGACGCATTTGCTGACCGCGCACGGTTTCGACGTCGTCGAGGCGGTGGGCACCGGTCCGGAACTGGAGCGGGCGCTGCGCACGCACCGGCCCGACGTTTCGGTCGTCGACGTCCGGATGCCGCCGACGCTCACCGACGAGGGACTTCAGGTGTCGCTTGCCGTGCGGCGCGACATCCCAGGGCTGCCGATTCTCGTTCTGTCGCAACATGTCGAGCAGCTCTACGCACGGGAACTCCTGGCCGATGGAGCCGGTGCGATCGGATATCTGTTGAAGGACAGGGTCTTCAACGCGGACCAGTTCATCGACGCGGTGCGCCGGGTGGCAGGCGGCGGCACCGCGATGGATCCCGAAGTGATCGCGAAACTGGTGGCGGGCAACGCATCCGATCCCCTCGCCGCGCTGACCCCGCGCGAACGCGAGGTGCTCGGCTTGATGGCCGAAGGCTGTTCCAACGCCGCCATCGCCGGACGGCTGCACTTCAGCGAAGGGGCGGTGGGGAAGCACACCGCGAACATCTTCGCGAAACTCGGCATCGTCGCCTCGGACGACACGAACCGCCGCGTTCTCGCGGTCCTCGCTTACCTGGGAACGCCGTGAAGGCCTCCTTCCCTACCTTGAATCCGGGCTGCGCGCGCAGCGCGTCCGTTGAGGGCGGCGGCGGGGGCATGGATGGAGTAGGGAAGGAGGCCTTCACGGAACGGGTTCAGCCTCGCGAGATGCGGGTCATTTCGTCGCGCTCCACGACCTTGACGCGCTCTCGGCCGTGCGGGACACCCAGCGACTTCTCGTGGGCGTCGAGCTTGCCCCAGCCTTCCCAGGTGGTGAAGGGAACGCCGCGTTCGGTCAGGAAGCCGAGGATCGCGTCGGGGTCCTCGACGGCCGGGGCCGTGAGGCTGTCGGCGTCGGCCAGCAGGCTCGCGATGGTTTCGGCCGCGTCGCCCTTGGTGTGGCCGATGAGGCCGACCGGCCCGCGCTTGATCCAGCCGGTCACGTAGACGCCCGGCACCTGCTCCTCGTCGATGTCCAGCACCCGGCCCGCCGTGTTCGGCACGGTCCCGGTGGTGTGGTCGAACGGGATCTCCGGCAGATGCGACGACAGGTAGCCCACCGCGCGGTAGACGGCCTGGACGTCCCAGTCGTGGAACTCGCCGGTGCCGCGCACGTTGCCGTCACCGGTCAGTTCGGTGCGCTCGGTCCGCAGGCCGGTCACCTTGCCGTCTTCGCCGACGATCTCGCACGGCGAGTGCAGGAAGTGCAGGTGCAGCCGCTTCGGCCGGTCGCCCTGGTCGCGGATCGCCCACTCCTGCAGCGTCTTCACGACCATGTCGATCTGCTTCGACGCCCGCAGCGCGGCGATGCTGCCCTCGTCGAACTCGATGTCCTCGGGGTTGACGATGACCTCGACGTTCGGCGAGTGGTCCAGCTCGCGCAGCTCCAGCGGCGTGAACTTCGCCTGCGCCGGGCCGCGGCGGCCGAACACGTGCACGTCGGTGACCGGGCTGGCCTTCAGCCCCTGGTAGACGTTGTCCGGGATGTCGGTGCTGAGCAGCTCGTCGGCGGTCTTCGCGAGGATCCGCGCCACGTCGAGCGCCACGTTGCCGACACCCAGGACCGCGACCGAGGTCGCGTTCAGCGGCCAGGTGCGCGGCACGTCCGGGTGCCCGTCGTACCAGGAGACGAAGTCGGCGGCGCCGTAGCTTCCGTCGAGGTCGATCCCGGGGATGTCGAGCGCGCGGTCGGCCATGGCGCCGGTCGAGAAGATCACGGCGTCGTAGAACTGGCGCAGGTCGTCGAGCTTCAGGTCGGTCCCGTAGTCGACGTTGCCGAGCAGCCGGATGTTCGGCTTGTCGAGCACCTTGTGCAGGGCGGTGACGATGCCCTTGATCCGGGGGTGGTCGGGCGCGACGCCGTACCGGATCAGCCCGAACGGCGCCGGCATGCGCTCGAACAGGTCGATCGTCACGTCGGCGTCGGACTTGTCGAGGATGTCGGCGGCGTAGATGCCGGCCGGACCGGCACCCACGATGGCTACACGAAGAGAACGGCTCACTCCTACCACGGTAAGTTAGGCAGCCCTAACAATCATTGTGATCTGGCGTACGGTCCACCTGGTGGGAGCCGCTAAGCTGGCTTCATGCGCGTGCTCGTCGTCGACAACTACGACAGTTTTGTCTACAACCTGGTCCAGTATCTGGCCCAGCTCGGCGCCGACTGCACCGTCTGGCGTAACGACGTGGTGGAGCTCGACAAGCTCGGCGAGTTCGACGCGGTCCTCGTGTCTCCCGGCCCCGGAACCCCGGAACGCGCTGGTCAGAGCATGGACGTCATCCGCAAATGCGCCGAGGATCGCATCCCGATGCTCGGCGTCTGCCTCGGCCACCAGGCCCTCGGCGTGGTCTTCGGCGCCACTGTCGACCGCGCCCCGGAACTGCTGCACGGCAAGACCAGTCAAGTCCACCATTCGGGCGACGGAGTGCTCGCCGGGCTCCCCGCGGAATTCACCGCCACGCGGTACCACTCGCTGACCGTTTTGCCGGAAACCATCGACGAGGCCGTGTTCGAGATCACAGGTCGCACCGAGTCCGGTGTCGTGATGGGCATGCGGCACCGCGAGCTGCCGCTCGAAGGCGTCCAGTTCCACCCCGAGTCCGTGCTCACCCAGGGCGGTCACCGGATGCTGGCGAACTGGATGGCCTCCGCAGGCCACCCGGTCCCCGACGTCACGGTCAACGAACTCGAACAGGCGACTCGCGCGCTGCAGAAGGCCGCTGCTGCGTGACCTCGCTGATCCGGCTCGAAGGAGTCGGGAAGCGCTACGGCCGCGGTGAACCCGTGCTCGCCGACGTCGACCTCGACGTTCCGGCGGGCCGTGTGCTCGGTGTCCTCGGTTCGAACGGCTCGGGGAAGTCGACGCTGCTCAGGATTCTCGCGGCACTTGCCCGGGAGACCTCGGGAACCGTCGTGGGCGATCCGCGCGTCGGCTACCTGCCGGACCGCTTCCCGGCGGGACAGCGGATGAGCGCCAGGGCGTACCTGCGGCATATGGCCCGCATCGACGGCCATGTCGACTTGTCGGCGATCGACCCCCTGCTGGACAGGCTGGCGCTGGTCGGCGGCCCGGACGCGCCCTTGCGGACGCTGTCGAAGGGCAACGCCCAGAAGGTCGGACTCGCCCAGGCGGTCCTCGCCGAGCCGGAGCTGCTGATCCTCGACGAGCCCTGGTCCGGTCTCGACGTCGAAGCCCACACCGTGCTCGGCGAACTCGTCGCCGCGACCAAGGAACGGGGTGCGAGCGTGGTCTTCACCGACCACCGCGCCTCGGTCGTGCACGCCCACGCCGACGACGTCTACCGGATCGACGACGGACTCCTGACCCGTGTCGAAGCGGTGGCGAAAACCGAGAGCGCGACAAGGATCGTCCTGCACGGCCCCAGTGTCGACTGGTCTTCCGAACCCGGAGTGAGCCACGTCGTGGCCGAGGACGGGAAGGTCGTCCTGACGGTCGAAGCCGGGCACGCCGACGCGGTCCTGCTGCGCGCGCTCAACCGGGGCTTTTCGGTCCGGGAGGTGGCGCCGTGCTCGCCATGACCCGCTATTACCTCGCGCTGCTCGGCCACTCCCAGCGCTATCTGCCCGCGATCCTCGCCTACATCGCGGTCAACACCGTGCTCTACACGGATCCGAAGTCGCCGCTGCTGCCGCAGTACGGGATCAGCGCTGGTTCGCTCCTCGTGGTCTCGTGCTGGCTGACCATCGCGATGCTCGACGTCGAAGACCCGGTCCAGCGGCTGGTGACCTTCAGCCACGCACGACGTTGGCGATCGGTCCTCGGCGGCGCCACGCTGGCCGTCTTCGGCTGCGCGGTCGTGCTGATCCTCGTGACGGTGCTGTGGTCGGGCCTCCGGACCGGCGGCTTCACGATCGGCACCTTCGCGCTGGGCGCCTCGGCGCACGCGTTGTGCGCGCTGTTCGGGATCGCGATCGGCCTGCCCTGTTCACGACTGCTGGTCCCGCGTGTCGGCTGGTCCGTCCTGGCCGCGATCTTCGCCCTCGCCGCGGTGCTCCTGGTGAAGTGGCTGCCGCTGGCCAATCCGCTGCTGCGCGCCTTGACCTCGCAACAACCTCTGACCGGCCCGTTCGTCGTGGCCGTCGTGGCCGCGGTCTCTGCTTTGCTGCTGAGCGCCACGGCCGTCGGGTATCTGCTCCGGCGTAACGCCTGATGCCGCGGCTCATCGTGCTCAACGGCCCGCCCGCCTGCGGGAAGTCGACCATCGCCCGGTTGTACGCCGACGACCATCCGCTGACGTTGAACCTCGACATCGACCGGCTTCGCGGCCAGCTCGGCGCCTGGCGCGAGAACGCCGCGAAGGCCGGAACTCTCGCCCGCGACCTCGCCGTGAGCGCCGCGCGTACCCATCTGCTCGCGGGCCACGACGTGATCGTCCCGCAGTTCCTCGGCCGCGCCGATCTCCTCGAACGCCTCGAAACCCTCGCCGGCGAAACGGCCGCGGAGTTCCACGAGATCGTCCTCCTCGACACCAAGGACAACGTGCTCCGGCGATTCGCCGAACGCACGCGCGCGGCTGCGGAGCCCGAACACGTCGAGGCGCACGAGATGCTGGGCGGGCCCGAACGGCTGGCGGAGATGTACGACCGGCTCGTGGCGCTCATCGCCACGCGACCGAAGGCGGTCGTGGTGCGGACCAGCGCCGGGCGGATTCAGCAGGCATACCAAGGACTGCTCGAAAAGCTGACATGAAAGGGCCCCGCACGAAACCGTGCGGGGCCCTGCTCACGTCATCGCTGGATCACGGAGGCGGGAAGAGCCGCGAGCTCGACGTCGTCGACGTCTCGTCGCCTTCCACGATGAACAGCGTGATCGGCGCGTTCTTCGCGACCTTCGCACCGGCCTGCGGGTTGGTCTTGCTGACCTTGCCCGCCTGATCCCGGTCACCGTTCTTGTCGGCCTGCGTGTCCAGGTTTCCGGTCCAACCCAGCTGCTGCAGCTGCCGCGTCGCCTGGTCCTCGGTCATGCCCTTCAGGTTCGGCATGTCGAAGGTCTCCTGGTTGCCGTTCGACACGGACAGCTTGACCACACCGCCGACGGCCAGCTTGCCGCCGTTCGGGGTCTGGTCGATCACCGTGCCCTTGGGCTGGTCGGAGTCCACGTTGGTGACCTGCGGGGTGAACCCGGCCGCCTTCAACCCGGCTTCGGCCTCGGCCTGGGTCTTGCCCTTGTAGTTCGGGACCGTCTTCAGTTCCTTGGACTTGCCGACCGTGATGTCGACCTTCGAACCCTGGTCCACCTCGGCCTGCGCGCTCGGATTCTGCGACATGACCTTGCCGGCCTGGTTCGTGTCTTCGGTCTCGTCCTCAGTGGTCGCGCCGAGCTTCAGACCGGCTTCGGTCAGCGCCGCCGTCGCTTCGGTGACGGTCTTGCCCTTGAGGTCCGGGGTCTTGACCTTGCCCGGCTTCGCGCCGACGGTCAGCGTGATCTTGTCCGTGGTCGGTGCCACCTGGCCCTGGTTCGGGCTGATCGCGATGACCTTGTCGATGTCGTTCTCGTCGCAGGCGGGCAGCCCGTTGACGGCCTCGCCGGTGCAGGGCACCTTCTTGGTCGGCTCGAACGAGTTGAACCCAGCGCCCCGCAGCGTGTCCTTCGCCGAAGCCTCGGACTGACCCACGACCGTCGGGATCGCCTTGCTCTCCGCGCCGGTGCTGTTGAACGCGTTCGACAGCCACATGATCAGCAGCACGATGGCGGCCAGCGAGACCACGAGACCGGCGATGAGCCAGGCCCGGCGCTTCTTCTTCGCGGCCGGGTCCTCGTCGTCTTCCTCGTACTGGTCGTAGCGCGGCGGCACCCGGCGGTCGGAGTCCATGACCTGGGTGCGCTCGTCCTCCGACATCACCATCGGCGCGGCCGGCCGCTGACCGGACAGCGTGCGGACCAGGTCCGAACGCATTTCCGCGGACGACTGGTACCGGTTCGCCGGGCCCTTCGCGAGCGCCTTGAGCACGACGGCGTCGAGCTCGGGCGCCACGGCCGGGTTCACCGACGACGGCGGGTTCGGGTCTTCCCGGACGTGCTGGTACGCCACCGCCACGGGCGAGTCGCCGGTGAAGGGCGGCTCGCCGGTGATGAGTTCGTACAGCACGCAGCCGGCGGCGTAGACGTCGGAACGCGCGTCGACGGACTCACCGCGGGCCTGCTCCGGCGAGAGGTACTGCGCCGTGCCGATCACCGCGGCGGTCTGCGTCATCGCGGACTGCCCGTCGTGCATGGCGCGCGCGATACCGAAGTCCATCACCTTGACGGCGCCGTTCTTCGTGATCATCACGTTCGCCGGTTTGACGTCGCGGTGCACGATGCCGTGCCGGTGCGAGAAGTCCAGTGCCGCGCAGACGTCGGCCATGACCTCCATGGCCCGCTTCTGCGACATCGGGCCTTCGGTCTTCACGATGTCGCGCAGAGTCCGTCCTTCGACGTACTCCATCACGATGTAGGGCAGCGGGCCGAACTCGGTGTTCGTCTCGCCGGTGTCGTAGACGGCGACGATCGCCGGGTGGTTCAGTGCCGCCGCGTTCTGTGCCTCGCGACGGAAACGTTCTTGGAACTGGGGATCCCGCGCCAGGTCGGCACGCAGGATCTTGATCGCCACCTCCCGGCCCAGGCGCACGTCGTGGCCGTGGTGGACCTCGGACATGCCTCCGTAGCCGAGCGTCTCGCCCAGCTCGTAGCGGTTGCTGAGCAGTCTTGGTGTGCTCATCTCTGCGTGCCGTTCCATTCCGTCCAAGGTTTGCTGCTCATCATTCCTGGATTCGCCTGTCCGGCCGGCTCCTCGGTGCCGCCCTCCGTCGGAACCGCGGGGTACGCGGATGTCGGCGGAGGACCTTCGGACTTCTTACCCGGAGCCGGCGCGTGTTCACTCGTTTCCACGCCGCCCGACTGCGGTCCGTTGCCCGAACCGACCAGTCTCACGATGAGGAAGGCTCCTGCCACCAGTACTGCGATCAGGATCACCGCGAGCAGCAGCCACCAGCCCCATTGTGGCCGTCTGCCGGGCAGACGGCGGACCGCCATCGGCGGCGGGCCGGTGACCGGGTGCATCGCCGGATGCGACGCCGGTCCCACCGCCGCCATCGGGTTCGGCGGGGAGTGCGGGCCGGGCGGCACCTGCTGCGGCAGCACGGGCTGGCCGGCCGAGTAGGCCACGTTCACCAGTCCGGACGGCGTCGGCAGGGGAAGCCCGGCGCGGACCGCGGCGACGGCGGCGGCGAACTCGCCGCCGCTGTTGTACCGCTGTCTCGGATCCTTGATCAGGGTCGCTTCGATCACCGCGCGGGCGCCCGGCGGCACGTCCGGCGGCAGCGGTGGCGGGAGGTCGCGGATGTGCATCATCGCGACCGTCACCGCGTTCTCCGAAAGGAACGGCCGGTGCCCGGTGAGGCATTCGTAGCCGCACACGGCCAGCGAGTAGACGTCGCTCGCCGGTTCGGCGTTGTGCCCGAGCGCCTGCTCGGGAGCGATGTAGTGGGCGGTGCCCATGACCATGCCGGACCTGGTCACCGGGGCGGCGTCGGCGGCCTTCGCGACACCGAAGTCGGTGATCTTCACCTGCCCGGCCGGGGTCACCATGATGTTGCCCGGTTTGACGTCGCGGTGCACGAGACCGGTTTCGTGCGCGGCCTGCAGCGCGTTACCGGCCTGCTCCAGGATGTCGAGGGTGCGCTCGGCGTTCAGCCGTCCTTCGCGGGTGATGATCGCGGCCAGCGGATCGCCTTCGACCAGCTCCATCACCAGATACGCGATCGACAGTTCGTCCGCGACCGTCTCGCCGTAGTCGTGCACCGCGGCGATGCCGGGGTGGTTCAGCGACGCGGTCATCCGCGCCTCGGTCCGGAACCGGTGCAGGAACTCGGCGTCGCCGGACAGCTCCGCCTTGAGGATCTTGACCGCGACCGTCCGGTCCAGCCGCGTGTCACTGGCCTGCCAGACCTCGCCCATCCCGCCGACGGCGATCCGGTTCGTCAGCTTGTACCGGTCGGCCAGCAGCTGACCCGAGGACAGCATCCGCTATCCACCCCCGAGCATGGCGTTGACGGCGGCGCGGCCGATCTCCGCGGCCACGGTGCCACCGGTCGCTTCGAGCCCGCGGTTACCCCCGGACTCGACGATCACCGAGACGGCGATCTTCGGGTCCATCGCCGGCGCGAACCCGGTGTACCAGGCGTGCGGCGGGGTGTTCTTCGGGTCGTTGCCGTGCTCGGCGGTGCCGGTCTTGGAGGCGATCTGGATGTCGCCTCGTTTGCCGGCGCCCTTCGTGTTCTCCTCCGACGCCAGCATCATGTCGCGCAGGATCGCGGCGTTCGCGCTGGACATCGCGGCGTCGCCGGTCAGCTCGGTCGGCTTGTAGTCCTCGATGGTCGACAGGTTCGGCGCCAGCAGCGACTGCACCAGCTGCGGTTTCATCGCCATCCCGTTGTTGGCGATGGTCGCCGAAAGCAGGGCGTCCTGGATCGGGGTCAGCCGCACGTCGCGCTGCCCGATGGCGCTCTGGAACAGCGCCGCCTTCGACTCGAGGGGCCCGAGGGAGGAGGCGGCGACCCGCATCGGCACGGCCAGGTCCTCGCCGACACCGAAGTTCTTCGCCGTCGCGTTCAGCTTGTCCTTGCCGAGTTCTCCGGCGAGTTCGGCGAACGGCACGTTGCACGAGTACCGCAGCGCTTCCTTCAGCGTGCTGCCCTTGCAGGCCGCGCCGCCGTAGTTCTCCAGCGTCGTCTGCGTGCCGGGGAGCTTCACGTTGGGCGCGGTGTTGACCGGCATGTCCGCCGTCTTGCCGTTCTCGAGCGCGGCCGCGGTCACCAGCAGCTTGGCCGTCGAACCCGGCGGGTAGGTCTCCGAGATCGCGCGGTTCAGCATCGGCTTCTTCGGGTCGTCGCGCCACTGGCCCCAGGCCGCGATCTGCTCCTTGCCGACGTGCGAGGCGAGCTTGTTCGGGTCGTACGAGGGCGTCGAGACCATGGCCAGGATGCGCCCGGTCTTCGGCTCGATGGCGACCACCGAGCCGGTGTAACCCTTCTGCGTCATCAGGTCGTACGCGGCCTTCTGCACGGCCGGGTTGATCGTCAGCCGCACGTTCCCGCCGCGCGGGTCGCGGCCGGTGACCATGTCCGACAGGCGCCGCACGAACAGCCGCGGGTCGGAACCGTTGAGCACGTCGTCCTCGGACCGCTCCAGGCCGCCCGAGCCGTAGTTGATCGAGTAGTAGCCGGTGACCGGCGCGTACATCGGGCCGTCGGCGTAGGTCCGGATGAACTTGTACTTGTCGTTCGACGGGTCGACCTTCGCGAGCGCGGCGCCGTCGGGCGTCACGATCAGCCCGCGCTGCCGCGAGTACTCCTCGTAGAGCACCCGGAGGTTGCGCGAGTCGGTGCGGTAGTCGTCGGCCTTGACCACCTGGATGTAGGTGGCGTTGGCCAGCAGGAGCACCACCATGACGAGCATGGCGACGCCCACCTTGCGGAGCGGGGTGTTCACGAAGCGCTCCCCTCACCGTTCACGGACGGCCGCTGGACCATCACCGTGTGCGCTTCGGCGAGCGGCGCCTGCGGCTGCTGCGGCTTCGGCCGCACCGCGGGTTTGCGGGCGGCGTCGGAGATTCGGAGCAGGAGGGCCACCAGGATGTAGTTCGCGAGCAGTGAAGAACCACCGCGGGAGAGGAACGGGGCGGTGATCCCGGTGTTCGGGATCAGGTTCGTGACGCCGCCGACGACCACGAAGATCTGCATGACCAGGGCGAACGAGAGGCCGCCGCCGAGGAGTTTGCCGAAGGTGTCGCGGACCGCGAGGGCGCTGCGCATCCCGCGCATCGCCAGGATCAGGTACAGCATCAGCATCGCGGCGAGGCCGACGAAGCCCAGTTCCTCGCCGATCGCGGTGGTGATGAAGTCCGTCTTGGCCTCGGGGACCATATCCGGCCGTCCGGCGCCGAGGCCGGTGCCGCCGACCCCGCCGGTGCCGAGCCCGAACAGCCCCTGCGCGACCTGGTAGCCGCCGCCCGCGTCGTCGTAGGTGGCGAGCGGGTCGATCCAGTTGCGGACGCGCTGCTGGACGTGCGTGAACAGGTTGTAGGCGATGATCGCGCCGGCGGCGAAGAAACCGACGCCCAGCACGACCCAGATGACCCGTTCGGTCGCGACGTACAGCATCACCAGCGTGACGCCGAAGAACAGCAGCGACGTCCCGAGGTCCTTCTCGAACACCAGCACGCCGAGGCAGGCGGCCGCCGCGATCAGGATCGGGCCGAGATCACGGGCACGCGGCAGCTCGACGCCGACGATCTTCTTGCCCGCGACCATGAACAGGTCCCGT carries:
- a CDS encoding FtsW/RodA/SpoVE family cell cycle protein produces the protein MSTPIADPASAQFATNPPRELPKRRGTELVLLAFATFIVTVALVLVEANQEQELTSSIIWLGLSYLGVLTAAHLAVRRWAPYADPVILPCVALLNGLGLVMIHRIDLALAERAVQQGKEYTPDVTKQVLFTAISLVLFVVVLVVISDHRTLTRYGYTCGLVGIVALALPAVLPSSLSEVNGAKVWIKLPFFSIQPGEFAKILLMIFFASFLVTKRDLFMVAGKKIVGVELPRARDLGPILIAAAACLGVLVFEKDLGTSLLFFGVTLVMLYVATERVIWVVLGVGFFAAGAIIAYNLFTHVQQRVRNWIDPLATYDDAGGGYQVAQGLFGLGTGGVGGTGLGAGRPDMVPEAKTDFITTAIGEELGFVGLAAMLMLYLILAMRGMRSALAVRDTFGKLLGGGLSFALVMQIFVVVGGVTNLIPNTGITAPFLSRGGSSLLANYILVALLLRISDAARKPAVRPKPQQPQAPLAEAHTVMVQRPSVNGEGSAS